AGTGCGCACACCAAGTTCAGCGCTTAAGAACCATGTCTCgggattgggatttagctcaatggtagagcgcttgcctagcaagctcaaggcccttgattcggtccccagctccgaaaagagagagagagagagagagagagagaaaaaagaaccaTGTCTCCCTCAGCgtattctgaggttttctttggAAAGATGAAGGATGCACAGTTAGTGTCCTCTTACTCTGAAGCCCAGAATTTGCTCACTCTTCTACTTATTCCAGACAATCATTGTGCAGTGTGTTGAGGGCCTCCGTGCCTCACTTCTCTGCTTCCCAACCAGGCTAATTCATGCAAAGAAATTCTCTTGGCGTGTAAGGCAGTCAGAGGACTGCAAAGGTTCTGTGATAAGTACCCCATGGTTTTGTTGTGTGGGTTTCCGACACCGATTGATTTACCCTTTGAGGAAGGAAGGTCCCCAAGTTTTAAGTGCACTGTTGGCCCATCTCTTGAATGGCTGGAACTACAGGTTTTCTATGTTTATTTGGACCTGCTCGGGGGAAAGGACCTGTCTGAGTGTCAGAGACTGCCTTTGTTTCCTTGCACTTGGGGCCAgggccaggggtggggagggcttagggttttttttggtgttgttggttttttgttttgttttgttttttaatgcttttttaaaatttgttttaatcgTGTGTGTGTTTAGTTCGTGTGCATTTACTTGTGCTATGGCATGTAGGGGTCCAGGATGTCCTGCTTGAGtaatttctcttcctccaccatgtTGGCTTCAGGGATCAAATTGACCCGGTTTGGTAGCAAGCCCCAGTTCTAGATGGGCTATCTCACTGGCTAGgattagggttttgttttgtttgcttgcttatttagtTGTAAAAAAATGGGAGAATGGTACTTATCTAGAGTAGAATTCCACAAAAAATAAAGCTTCTGGCTTTATCACTTACTTTCCTCTGGCAGTCATGGTGTCTTGCCAGGGTTGGTTGAAGCCTTTTTGGGAGATGCTTTGCCTTGTTCATTGTGTGATTAGCGTGGAAGACTTCTGAAAGGAACCTCTCTCTTCCAGGCTTTCCTCCTTCGAGCCGTGCCAAGGCTGCAGGGGCCCGCTGCATGGAGGAGGCCTCTACAGCAACTGTGGTGCCGCGCTGGGCAGGGGGATTCCATAAGGTGGGTGGGGAGCAGGTCTCCCCCCTCACAGGAGAAGCCACCAGGCACAGAGACTGAAAAATTCCACACAATCTACCGCTTCAATGCCATCAGAGCACTTGGGTTCCTGTCTCGGCTGAAGTTGGCACAGACAGCTGTGACTGTGGTGGCCCTGCCCCCAGGCTTCTACTGCTATTCACAAGGCCTCATGACCCTCAGCTCACTGGGCCTTATGAGTGGGATTGCCAGCTTTGCCCTGGTCATGCTGTGCTGGATGAGCCACTTCTTCCGGAGACTGGTGGGCATCCTCTATGTGAATGAGTCAGGTACCTTGCTTCGAGTGGCCCACCTGACCTTCTGGGGCTGGCGACAGGACACATACTGTGCCGTGTCAGACATGATACCCCTGTCAGAATCCGAGGAACGGGTCCAGGATGTGTTCGTGCGTATCCAGCAGTACAGTGGCAAGCAGACCTTCTACCTCACCCTACGCTATGGCCGAATCCTGGACAGGGATCGTTTCTCACAAGTATTCGGAACCCTGGCCACACTCAAGAACAGCAAGTAGGCCGTTGTAGCCCTGGTCAAGAACATGGATGAGACAAAAGCTAATACCAGGGACTGGGCTGATGCTCACTttgtagactgcttgcctagcatgtaggaCTTCacgtcctgggttcagtccctagtactGCATAGAACCAGCCATGACTGTGCCTGCCTGCACTCAGTACTGGTGGCATAGGCAGGTGGAGAAGTTCAAGGTTGCCTTGGGCCAAAAAGGAAGGCATTAACCAGCGTTAGGAAAAAGCCCTTAGTGGAACATTACACTGTATAGGACATCCTGTCAGATAGTGACCAGAAGTCTCTATAAAGAGGCAGTTCCTGGAGGAGGGCTATGCCAAGATCGCCGAGGCAGCCCGCTGCTGTGAAGCTGGAAGGCGGGAGGGTTGGCAGAGGAGCATAGGATCTGGAGCCTGGGGACTTGGGTTCTGCTGAGCCTTAGTTCCTTGACCTGGGACAGGGTATTGAGTTTCTGAACCTTGAATTGCAGTCTGAGATAGAAGAGCCTTCCTCTCATGAGGACggatatgaaaataataatggctgtggctgtggctttgtgacagagctcttgcctagcatgtgtaaagTCCTAAGTTCCATCCCAGCACCATGAACAGGCAAAACCAGTGTGTAAGGTAAGCAGCCAGAAGTTACAACGTAGAGCAAGGCTTCCAGGCTGTCATTGGGGTCCAGCACTGGTCCTCAGGCTCACCAGCTGAATGGCCACAGCTAAAGCCCAGAGTGGACTTGTTTCTCCCATCAGGAAGTCACTGTACACCAACTGAGGTAGGGGCAGCACCCCCTGAGACTACATGATCACCAGGAGATCTGGGGTGCTCACACTCAGCTTTGCAGGGTCATTGGGGCAGAGGGACTCTGTCCAGGCAAAAATTCTTCATCTGAGGGACACTGTGTGCTGCTTTTCACAATGAATAACAAGCACATGCTTATTAGGTGATTGTACCCGCATTAAAGGAAAGCAGCCTTGGTCTTTGTAATTTGTCCATCAGAATGCTTTGTTTTGTAACTGTTTAATAATTTCCTTCCCTTAAGAAATTTTCttttggggtggagagatggctcagaggttgagaacactgattgctctttcagaggtcctgagttcaattcccagcaaccacatggtggcttacaaccatctgtaatgagatctggtgtgctcttctgacatgcag
The genomic region above belongs to Rattus rattus isolate New Zealand chromosome 9, Rrattus_CSIRO_v1, whole genome shotgun sequence and contains:
- the Tmem186 gene encoding transmembrane protein 186 isoform X2, whose translation is MAFLLRAVPRLQGPAAWRRPLQQLWCRAGQGDSIRWVGSRSPPSQEKPPGTETEKFHTIYRFNAIRALGFLSRLKLAQTAVTVVALPPGFYCYSQGLMTLSSLGLMSGIASFALVMLCWMSHFFRRLVGILYVNESGTLLRVAHLTFWGWRQDTYCAVSDMIPLSESEERVQDVFVRIQQYSGKQTFYLTLRYGRILDRDRFSQVFGTLATLKNSK
- the Tmem186 gene encoding transmembrane protein 186 isoform X1 produces the protein MTGRKDTWAAHSGNQSVEGQSAFLLRAVPRLQGPAAWRRPLQQLWCRAGQGDSIRWVGSRSPPSQEKPPGTETEKFHTIYRFNAIRALGFLSRLKLAQTAVTVVALPPGFYCYSQGLMTLSSLGLMSGIASFALVMLCWMSHFFRRLVGILYVNESGTLLRVAHLTFWGWRQDTYCAVSDMIPLSESEERVQDVFVRIQQYSGKQTFYLTLRYGRILDRDRFSQVFGTLATLKNSK